One window of Streptomyces sp. FIT100 genomic DNA carries:
- a CDS encoding 2-hydroxyacid dehydrogenase, which produces MTAADVWLPIPADEIDGLPEPAASGLNYRFWDGGDDLPADPADCAFYVVPYMKGTEIAVRPLAAMASVQVVQTLSAGIDHVQPGLGSLHPGVRLCNARGVHEASTAELTLALILASLRGIPRFVEGQRQEEWRAGFYPALADKSVLIVGYGSIGAAIEDRLTPFECARVARVARSARTTERGEVHQLSQLPDLLPEADVVILSTPLTPATHHLANAGFLARMKDGALLVNVARGPVVDTKALLAEVESGRITAALDVTDPEPLPAGHPLWHAPGVLISPHVGGSTSAFLPRAKRLLAGQLTRFAAGEALRNVVHTTE; this is translated from the coding sequence ATGACTGCTGCAGACGTATGGCTCCCCATCCCGGCCGACGAGATCGACGGGCTCCCCGAGCCCGCCGCGTCGGGGCTCAACTACCGCTTCTGGGACGGCGGCGACGACCTTCCGGCCGACCCCGCCGACTGCGCCTTCTACGTCGTGCCGTACATGAAGGGCACGGAGATCGCGGTACGCCCGCTGGCCGCCATGGCGTCGGTGCAGGTCGTCCAGACGCTCTCGGCCGGGATCGACCACGTGCAGCCCGGCCTCGGCTCGCTGCACCCCGGCGTACGCCTGTGCAACGCCCGGGGAGTCCACGAAGCCAGCACCGCCGAGCTCACCCTTGCCCTGATCCTCGCCTCGCTGCGCGGCATTCCCCGCTTCGTCGAGGGCCAGCGGCAGGAGGAGTGGCGCGCCGGCTTCTATCCGGCGCTCGCCGACAAGTCGGTCCTCATCGTCGGCTACGGCTCGATCGGCGCCGCGATCGAGGACCGGCTCACGCCCTTCGAGTGCGCGCGGGTGGCGCGCGTCGCGCGCTCGGCCCGCACCACGGAGCGCGGTGAGGTGCATCAGCTCTCCCAACTCCCGGATCTGCTCCCCGAGGCGGACGTGGTCATCCTCTCCACCCCGCTCACCCCCGCCACCCACCATCTGGCCAACGCCGGCTTCCTGGCGCGGATGAAGGACGGGGCGCTGCTGGTGAACGTCGCCCGCGGACCGGTCGTCGACACGAAGGCGCTGCTCGCGGAGGTGGAGAGCGGCCGCATCACCGCCGCGCTCGATGTCACCGACCCCGAGCCGCTGCCCGCCGGGCACCCCCTGTGGCACGCTCCCGGCGTGCTGATCAGCCCTCATGTCGGGGGCTCCACCTCGGCGTTCCTGCCCCGTGCCAAGCGGCTGCTCGCCGGGCAGCTCACCAGGTTCGCGGCGGGGGAGGCGTTGCGCAACGTGGTCCACACGACGGAGTAA
- a CDS encoding MMPL family transporter, producing the protein MAAIARWCIRHRLVAVLLWLLALGGASVSATLAGSAYSNDYEIPGTESGRAAQLLQEGFPGQGGADGTVVWHATHGGVRAAAVEKRMVRALDEIARLDGVASVTGPYDASGAEVGSGAGREGASGSGKSSKAAKAAESVKEAKEAKEAKEAKEAKEAKEAKEAKAAKAAKEGKSGKSGKSDEKGEAGTSDSGKDRETASRSTSEPGQTGEPGRISEDGRTAYATVIFDKQTDALPVSQVQAVVDTAKSAGNDTLRVELGGSAVALTEAPSGHAAEIVGVAVAAVVLFLAFGSLAASLLPIATALVGVGTAYAGIALLGHVMDVADFAPMLGLLIGLGVGIDYALFIVTRHRKGLRRGLTVAEAAEEAVATTGRAVVFAGATVCIALLGMLILRLSFLNGVAIAACLTVVLTVAASVTLLPALLSLIGMRALSRPERRRLARRGPRPELPTGFAARWSAFVEHHPKALGAVAAVVMLVLAVPTLSLHLGTSDQGNGPASSTTRAAYDLIAEGFGPGVNGPLALVAELDGADDRLALDGLPATLRDTSGIASVGPVTYNGSTDTAVLTVVPESSPQSERTSALVDRLRETVLPAAESGTSLEVHVGGVTAGYDDFAEVIVGKLPLFAGVVIALGSLLLLLAFRSVGIPLKAALMNVAAVASAFGVVVAIFQWGWGSELLGLGSAGPIEPFLPVIMISVLFGLSMDYQVFLVSRMYEEWLETGDNRRAVRVGLAETSRVINSAAIIMISVFLAFVLSGDRVIAMFGIGLAAAVALDAFVLRTLLVPALMHLLGGANWWLPGWLDRRLPRISIETPANRESPRARIPDMRMSEDSPLAR; encoded by the coding sequence CAGGCACCGTCTTGTCGCCGTCCTGCTCTGGCTGCTCGCGCTCGGCGGCGCCTCGGTCTCGGCCACCCTCGCGGGTAGCGCGTACTCCAACGACTACGAGATCCCCGGCACCGAATCGGGTCGCGCCGCCCAACTCCTCCAGGAGGGCTTCCCCGGGCAGGGCGGAGCCGACGGCACCGTCGTCTGGCACGCGACCCACGGCGGTGTCCGGGCCGCCGCCGTCGAGAAGCGCATGGTGAGAGCGCTCGACGAGATCGCCCGGCTGGACGGGGTCGCCTCGGTCACGGGTCCGTACGACGCGAGTGGCGCCGAAGTCGGCAGCGGGGCCGGCCGCGAAGGGGCGAGTGGGTCGGGCAAGTCCAGCAAAGCGGCAAAGGCAGCCGAGTCGGTCAAGGAAGCCAAGGAAGCCAAGGAAGCCAAGGAAGCCAAGGAAGCCAAGGAAGCCAAGGAAGCCAAGGAAGCCAAGGCGGCCAAGGCGGCCAAAGAAGGCAAATCCGGTAAGTCCGGCAAGTCTGATGAAAAGGGTGAGGCGGGTACATCCGACTCCGGCAAGGACCGTGAGACCGCGTCCCGTTCGACCAGTGAGCCCGGGCAGACCGGCGAGCCCGGGCGGATCAGCGAGGACGGGCGCACCGCCTACGCCACCGTCATCTTCGACAAGCAGACCGACGCCCTGCCCGTGAGTCAGGTGCAGGCCGTCGTGGACACCGCCAAGTCCGCCGGGAACGACACGCTCCGGGTCGAACTCGGCGGCAGCGCCGTCGCGCTGACCGAAGCGCCCTCCGGCCACGCCGCCGAGATCGTCGGAGTGGCCGTCGCCGCCGTCGTCCTCTTCCTCGCCTTCGGCTCGCTCGCCGCCAGCCTCCTGCCCATCGCCACCGCCCTGGTCGGTGTCGGCACGGCGTACGCGGGCATCGCCCTCCTCGGGCATGTCATGGACGTCGCCGACTTCGCCCCCATGCTGGGTCTGCTGATCGGTCTCGGTGTCGGCATCGACTACGCGCTGTTCATCGTCACCCGGCACCGCAAGGGCCTCAGACGCGGACTGACCGTGGCCGAAGCCGCCGAGGAGGCCGTCGCGACCACCGGACGAGCCGTCGTCTTCGCCGGAGCGACCGTCTGCATCGCCCTGCTCGGCATGCTGATCCTGCGGCTCTCCTTCCTCAACGGAGTGGCGATCGCGGCCTGTCTCACCGTCGTCCTCACCGTCGCCGCCTCCGTGACCCTGCTGCCCGCGCTGCTCTCCCTCATCGGGATGCGGGCGCTGAGCCGGCCCGAGCGGCGCCGGCTCGCCCGGCGCGGACCCCGGCCCGAGCTGCCGACCGGGTTCGCCGCGCGCTGGTCCGCCTTCGTCGAGCACCACCCGAAGGCGCTGGGCGCGGTCGCGGCCGTGGTGATGCTGGTGCTCGCCGTCCCCACCCTCTCGCTCCATCTCGGCACCTCGGACCAGGGCAACGGCCCGGCGTCCAGCACGACGCGTGCGGCCTACGACCTGATCGCCGAGGGCTTCGGGCCCGGGGTCAACGGCCCGCTGGCCCTCGTGGCCGAGCTCGACGGCGCCGACGACCGGCTGGCGCTCGACGGGCTGCCCGCCACGCTCCGGGACACCTCGGGCATCGCCTCCGTCGGGCCCGTGACGTACAACGGCAGCACCGACACCGCCGTGCTCACCGTCGTCCCCGAGTCGTCGCCCCAGTCGGAGCGGACCAGCGCACTGGTCGACCGGCTGCGCGAGACCGTCCTGCCGGCGGCCGAGAGCGGCACCTCGCTGGAGGTCCACGTCGGCGGCGTGACCGCCGGCTACGACGACTTCGCCGAGGTCATCGTCGGCAAACTGCCGCTCTTCGCGGGCGTCGTCATCGCGCTCGGCAGCCTGCTCCTGCTGCTCGCCTTCCGCTCCGTCGGCATCCCCCTCAAGGCCGCCCTGATGAACGTGGCCGCCGTCGCCTCGGCCTTCGGCGTCGTGGTGGCGATCTTCCAGTGGGGCTGGGGCAGTGAGCTGCTCGGCCTGGGCAGCGCCGGGCCGATAGAGCCCTTCCTGCCCGTGATCATGATCTCCGTGCTCTTCGGGCTGTCCATGGACTACCAGGTCTTCCTCGTCAGCCGGATGTACGAGGAGTGGCTGGAGACCGGGGACAACAGGCGGGCCGTGCGGGTCGGCCTCGCCGAGACCAGCCGCGTGATCAACTCGGCGGCGATCATCATGATCTCCGTGTTCCTCGCGTTCGTGCTCAGCGGCGACCGGGTCATCGCAATGTTCGGCATCGGCCTCGCCGCGGCCGTCGCACTGGACGCCTTTGTGCTCCGTACGCTCCTCGTGCCCGCGCTGATGCACCTGCTGGGCGGCGCCAACTGGTGGCTGCCGGGATGGCTGGACCGGCGCCTGCCGCGCATCAGCATCGAAACTCCCGCGAACAGGGAGAGTCCGCGTGCGAGGATCCCGGACATGCGCATGAGCGAGGACAGCCCGCTCGCGCGGTAG
- a CDS encoding DUF6191 domain-containing protein, with protein MIEDLFAPSRKHTEDERNRLQLTRVDVGDGDPGHGEIDLASGKVVIRTRRPEPEAPGV; from the coding sequence ATGATCGAGGACCTCTTCGCGCCCAGCCGCAAGCACACCGAGGACGAGCGCAACCGGCTTCAGCTCACGCGTGTGGACGTCGGCGACGGCGATCCCGGCCACGGCGAGATAGACCTGGCGTCCGGGAAGGTCGTCATACGCACCCGGCGCCCGGAGCCCGAGGCACCGGGGGTCTGA
- a CDS encoding sorbosone dehydrogenase family protein, translating to MQRPSVTAVLAAAALLLASGCSSGGDGAADQAGGRQGAPTSPVSPSGTGGPPAEETPPAKGSVKVASTLSEDLKSPWGLAALPDGDLLVSSRDEGTITRIDTASGRKTEIGSVPGVSPAGEGGLMGLAVSPSFASDRLVYAYFTTESDNRIARMLYDERKPAGQQLGAPDTILRGIPKGFIHNGGRIAFGPDRMLYAGTGETGDRGLAQDKESLGGKILRMTPDGRPAHGNPSADSVVYSYGHRNVQGLAWDAEKRLWAAEFGQDTWDELNLIEPGKNYGWPEVEGTGGGSGFVDPVAQWRTAEASPSGIAYAKGSIWMAGLRGERLWRIPLAGREPSAEPQAFLEGDHGRLRTVLPVGGADGGSGVWLVTSETDTRGTPEAGDDKILRLEVQ from the coding sequence GTGCAACGACCATCTGTGACGGCCGTGCTGGCTGCCGCCGCCCTGCTGCTCGCATCCGGTTGCTCGTCCGGCGGCGACGGGGCGGCGGACCAGGCGGGCGGACGCCAGGGGGCGCCGACCAGCCCCGTCTCGCCGTCCGGCACGGGCGGCCCGCCGGCGGAGGAGACCCCGCCGGCCAAGGGGTCGGTGAAGGTGGCGTCGACGCTGTCCGAGGACCTGAAGTCGCCGTGGGGCCTGGCCGCCCTGCCGGACGGCGATCTGCTGGTGTCCTCCCGGGACGAGGGCACGATCACCCGCATCGACACCGCGAGCGGCAGGAAGACGGAGATCGGTTCCGTCCCCGGCGTCTCCCCGGCCGGCGAAGGCGGGCTGATGGGCCTGGCCGTCTCCCCGTCCTTCGCCTCGGACCGCCTTGTCTACGCGTACTTCACGACGGAGTCGGACAACCGCATCGCCCGCATGCTGTACGACGAGAGGAAGCCGGCCGGGCAGCAGCTCGGCGCTCCGGACACGATCCTGCGCGGCATCCCGAAGGGCTTCATCCACAACGGCGGCCGGATCGCCTTCGGCCCGGACCGGATGCTCTACGCGGGGACGGGCGAGACGGGTGACAGAGGGCTCGCCCAGGACAAGGAGTCGCTCGGCGGCAAGATCCTCAGGATGACCCCGGACGGCCGGCCGGCGCACGGGAACCCCTCGGCGGACTCCGTGGTGTATTCGTACGGCCACCGCAATGTGCAGGGCCTGGCCTGGGACGCCGAGAAGCGGCTGTGGGCCGCCGAGTTCGGTCAGGACACCTGGGACGAGCTGAACCTCATCGAGCCGGGCAAGAACTACGGCTGGCCCGAGGTGGAGGGCACGGGCGGCGGTTCCGGCTTCGTGGACCCGGTGGCCCAGTGGCGGACCGCGGAGGCGTCACCGAGCGGGATCGCCTACGCCAAGGGCTCGATCTGGATGGCGGGCCTGAGGGGCGAGCGCCTGTGGCGGATCCCGCTGGCGGGCCGGGAACCTTCCGCGGAGCCCCAGGCGTTCCTCGAGGGAGATCACGGCCGCCTCCGCACGGTCCTGCCGGTCGGCGGGGCGGACGGCGGCAGCGGCGTCTGGCTGGTCACCAGCGAGACGGACACCAGAGGTACGCCCGAGGCCGGGGACGACAAGATCCTCCGGCTGGAGGTGCAGTGA
- a CDS encoding aldo/keto reductase, whose amino-acid sequence MERRTIGAAALGVGAIGLGCMPMSWAYTSSQQRGDRSLRTVHAALDAGVSLLDTADMYGPFTNELLLGRVLKERRADAFVSTKVGLLVGDQHIVANGRPGYVRRACDASLRRLGTDVIDLYQLHRADPEVPVEETWGAMAELVSAGKVRALGLCAVGARASRRPGAGLYEGTIRQLARVQQVFPVSAVEAELSVWSPEALSRLLPWCEARGVGFLAAMPLGNGFLTGTLTPGEGFEPDDLRARHPRFTAEMMASNQPLVAGLRRVAERHGPDATPAQVALAWVLAQGRHVVPVPGAKRECWAVENAAAAGLALTARDLAELAGLPPARGSWD is encoded by the coding sequence GTGGAGCGCAGGACAATCGGTGCGGCGGCGCTCGGGGTGGGCGCGATCGGCCTCGGCTGTATGCCGATGAGCTGGGCGTACACCAGTTCGCAGCAGCGTGGTGACCGCTCGCTGCGCACGGTGCACGCGGCGCTCGACGCCGGTGTGAGTCTGCTCGACACGGCCGACATGTACGGCCCGTTCACCAACGAGCTGCTTCTCGGACGCGTACTGAAGGAGCGGCGGGCCGACGCCTTCGTCTCGACCAAGGTCGGGCTGCTCGTCGGCGATCAGCACATCGTCGCCAACGGGCGGCCGGGATACGTGCGGCGGGCCTGCGACGCGTCGCTGCGGCGGCTCGGGACCGATGTGATCGACCTCTACCAGCTGCACCGCGCGGACCCGGAGGTGCCGGTGGAGGAGACCTGGGGCGCGATGGCCGAGCTCGTGTCCGCGGGCAAGGTCCGGGCGCTGGGGCTCTGCGCGGTGGGGGCGCGAGCCTCGCGGAGACCGGGCGCGGGGCTGTACGAGGGAACGATCCGCCAACTCGCCCGGGTGCAGCAGGTGTTCCCGGTGAGCGCGGTGGAGGCGGAGCTGTCGGTGTGGTCGCCGGAGGCGCTCTCGCGGCTGCTGCCGTGGTGCGAGGCGCGCGGAGTGGGCTTCCTGGCGGCGATGCCGCTCGGCAACGGCTTTCTGACGGGCACGCTGACGCCGGGCGAGGGCTTCGAGCCGGACGATCTGCGGGCGCGGCATCCGCGCTTCACGGCGGAGATGATGGCGTCGAACCAGCCGCTGGTGGCGGGGTTGCGGCGGGTCGCGGAGCGGCATGGTCCGGATGCGACTCCGGCGCAGGTGGCGCTGGCGTGGGTGCTGGCGCAGGGCCGGCACGTGGTGCCGGTGCCGGGTGCCAAGCGGGAGTGCTGGGCCGTGGAGAACGCGGCGGCCGCGGGGCTCGCGCTGACCGCGCGGGACCTCGCCGAGCTCGCGGGACTGCCGCCGGCCAGGGGATCCTGGGACTGA
- a CDS encoding helix-turn-helix transcriptional regulator, whose product MTTGPISGAAASDGCAMLNGVETRSVSPVFVGRAGELTVLADALSRATAGEPQAFLVAGEAGVGKTRLIEEFRDEACGKDAVVALGGCVEIGADGLPFAPFSTALRSLRRSLPDEFAAAAAGREEELARLLPDLGGAARRQDRHDEEAMARLFELTVRLLERLAADRTVVLVLEDLHWADASTRHLLAYLFRTLRRGRLVVIATYRADDIHRRHPLRPLLAELDRLRTVQRIELPRFSRDEVARQMAGILATEPAPSLVDDIFERSDGNAFFVEELSVASYEGCCTGLTDSLRDLLLVRVEGLPEHAQRVARIVAEGGSTVEYPLLAAVVGLGEDELIEALRAAVGANILLATPDGDGYRFRHSLVREAVSDDLLPGERSRLNRRYAEALEAGPGLVPADQRAARLASYWYHAHAAAKALPAVLHASVEARRRHAYSEQLRLLERAMELWDDVPEDVRDGLRPVDYAEVYPPCGCDPATTPLRYLDLMAEAAVAGRLCAERDRALKIIKRALRLLEDEKDPLRSAWFWVQRSRLVQTQGRGDGWTELATAQDLVRGLPPSEVHAEVLAGVAGWCMLHEPGPDALAAAERAVEYARMVGAREIEMNARITLGGLMVDAGDVEAGLAEMYEVRDRVRELGVAPVVGRSHVNLPSALEGVGRSAEAVHILEEGLALCRKYGLLDSEAWVWGNLSESLYALGRWDEAAEAAGHAERVGHSAKPRGGGAARLAYLALARGDMDEAARRLADAHDHYGSHDPMPQQSLPLARIAIGVAAGEGRVLDARGELERALGTGLPPGVQRYAWPLLLAAATTEADARGLPTADPGRAEALARIRGAAKTLATPAPVWTAYEQWLRAELLRADRRDTPEDWAAVMDAFATVDRPYDVARVRHRTAESLLAAGERDRAAELLRPAHATAERLGARPLAEAVTQLAQRARLRLTGPDPAAAPAAVPAPAEELGLTPREQDVLRLVAAGRTNRQIAEELYISPKTASVHVSNILAKLGVTGRGEAAALAHRLRLFPVTA is encoded by the coding sequence ATGACGACCGGTCCGATATCCGGTGCCGCTGCCTCGGACGGCTGTGCGATGCTCAACGGCGTGGAGACCAGGTCTGTCAGCCCCGTGTTCGTCGGCCGCGCCGGCGAACTGACCGTGCTCGCCGATGCGCTCTCCCGCGCCACCGCGGGAGAGCCTCAGGCGTTTCTCGTCGCGGGCGAGGCCGGCGTGGGCAAGACCCGGCTCATCGAGGAGTTCCGCGACGAGGCGTGCGGCAAGGACGCCGTCGTCGCCCTGGGCGGTTGCGTGGAGATCGGGGCGGACGGGCTGCCCTTCGCCCCCTTCTCCACCGCCCTGCGCAGCCTGCGCCGATCGCTCCCGGACGAGTTCGCCGCGGCGGCGGCCGGGCGCGAGGAGGAGCTCGCCAGGCTGCTGCCCGATCTGGGCGGGGCGGCGCGCCGGCAGGACCGGCACGACGAAGAGGCCATGGCCCGGCTCTTCGAGCTCACCGTCCGCCTGCTCGAACGCCTGGCGGCCGACCGCACGGTCGTCCTCGTGCTGGAGGATCTGCACTGGGCCGACGCCTCCACCCGCCATCTCCTCGCCTACCTCTTCCGCACCCTGCGCCGCGGTCGTCTCGTCGTCATCGCCACCTACCGCGCCGACGACATCCACCGCCGCCACCCGCTGCGGCCCCTCCTCGCCGAACTCGACCGGCTGCGCACCGTCCAGCGCATCGAGCTGCCCCGCTTCAGCCGCGACGAGGTCGCCCGGCAGATGGCCGGCATCCTCGCCACCGAGCCCGCCCCCTCCCTCGTCGACGACATCTTCGAACGCTCCGACGGCAACGCCTTCTTCGTCGAGGAGCTCTCCGTCGCCTCCTACGAGGGCTGCTGCACCGGACTGACCGACTCCCTCCGCGACCTCCTGCTCGTCCGCGTCGAAGGGCTTCCCGAACACGCCCAGCGCGTCGCCCGGATCGTCGCCGAAGGCGGCTCCACCGTCGAATACCCGCTGCTGGCCGCCGTCGTGGGCCTCGGCGAGGACGAACTGATCGAAGCGCTCAGGGCCGCCGTGGGAGCCAACATCCTGCTCGCCACGCCCGACGGGGACGGCTACCGCTTCCGCCACTCGCTCGTGCGCGAAGCCGTCAGCGACGACCTGCTGCCCGGCGAGCGCTCCCGCCTCAACCGCCGCTACGCCGAGGCCCTGGAGGCCGGCCCCGGACTCGTCCCGGCCGACCAGCGCGCCGCGCGCCTCGCCAGCTACTGGTACCACGCCCACGCCGCGGCCAAGGCGCTCCCCGCCGTGCTCCACGCCTCCGTCGAGGCCCGCCGCCGGCACGCCTACTCCGAGCAACTCCGCCTGCTGGAACGGGCGATGGAGCTGTGGGACGACGTCCCCGAGGACGTGCGCGACGGACTCCGGCCCGTCGACTACGCCGAGGTCTACCCGCCCTGCGGCTGCGACCCGGCCACCACGCCGCTGCGGTACCTCGACCTCATGGCCGAGGCGGCCGTCGCCGGCCGGCTCTGCGCCGAGCGGGACCGCGCCCTGAAGATCATCAAACGGGCGCTGCGGCTGCTGGAGGACGAGAAGGATCCGCTGCGCTCCGCCTGGTTCTGGGTCCAGCGCTCCCGGCTGGTGCAGACCCAGGGCCGGGGCGACGGCTGGACGGAACTGGCCACCGCCCAGGACCTGGTCCGCGGGCTGCCGCCGTCCGAGGTGCACGCCGAGGTACTCGCCGGCGTCGCCGGCTGGTGCATGCTCCACGAGCCCGGCCCCGACGCCCTCGCCGCGGCGGAACGCGCCGTCGAGTACGCCCGCATGGTCGGCGCCCGTGAGATCGAGATGAACGCCCGCATCACCCTCGGCGGCCTGATGGTCGACGCGGGCGATGTCGAGGCCGGACTCGCCGAGATGTACGAGGTCAGGGACCGCGTCCGCGAACTGGGCGTCGCCCCCGTGGTCGGCCGCAGCCATGTGAACCTCCCCTCCGCCCTGGAAGGCGTCGGCCGCTCCGCGGAAGCCGTGCACATCCTCGAAGAGGGCCTCGCCCTGTGCAGGAAGTACGGTCTGCTGGACTCCGAAGCCTGGGTCTGGGGCAACCTGTCCGAATCGCTCTACGCTCTCGGGCGCTGGGACGAGGCCGCGGAGGCGGCGGGCCATGCCGAGCGCGTCGGGCACAGCGCCAAACCGCGCGGCGGCGGAGCCGCCCGGCTCGCGTATCTGGCGCTCGCCCGGGGCGACATGGACGAGGCGGCCCGCCGGCTCGCCGACGCCCATGACCACTACGGCAGCCACGATCCCATGCCGCAGCAGTCCCTCCCGCTGGCCCGCATCGCCATCGGCGTCGCCGCGGGCGAGGGACGCGTCCTGGACGCCCGCGGCGAACTGGAGCGGGCCCTCGGCACCGGGCTCCCGCCAGGTGTCCAGCGCTACGCCTGGCCGCTGCTGCTCGCCGCCGCGACCACCGAGGCCGATGCCCGCGGGCTGCCCACCGCCGATCCGGGCCGCGCCGAAGCGCTCGCCCGCATCCGCGGGGCCGCCAAGACGCTCGCCACCCCCGCGCCGGTCTGGACCGCCTACGAGCAGTGGCTGCGCGCCGAGCTGCTCCGCGCCGACCGACGGGACACGCCGGAGGACTGGGCAGCGGTGATGGACGCCTTCGCCACGGTCGACCGCCCCTACGACGTGGCCCGTGTCCGCCATCGCACGGCCGAGTCGCTGCTGGCCGCCGGGGAGCGTGACCGAGCGGCCGAGCTGCTGCGCCCGGCCCACGCGACCGCCGAGCGCCTCGGCGCCCGTCCGCTCGCCGAAGCCGTCACCCAGCTCGCCCAGCGCGCCCGACTCAGGCTCACCGGCCCGGACCCCGCGGCCGCCCCGGCCGCCGTGCCCGCGCCCGCCGAGGAACTCGGGCTGACCCCTCGCGAACAGGACGTCCTGCGCCTGGTCGCGGCAGGCCGGACCAACCGCCAGATCGCCGAGGAGCTCTACATCTCACCCAAGACCGCGAGCGTGCATGTCTCCAACATCCTGGCCAAGCTGGGGGTCACCGGCCGAGGCGAAGCCGCCGCCCTCGCCCACCGTCTCCGGCTCTTCCCCGTGACGGCCTGA
- a CDS encoding GNAT family N-acetyltransferase produces MFSIPLGDGAELQNLEPWQSEEFRAHVERAREYAGPWVPFTVTVTDTGTARTFLQNYADKQAADTGRLHGIRLDGTLVGGVLFRIFDTQNEYCEVGVWLEPSAAGRGLITKAVTHLIDWAVDERGMHRVEWLASSANHRSIGVAKRLGFTLDGVLRESFPWQGVRHDMEVWSVLAPEWRERRAAGRDDHRTARADGSS; encoded by the coding sequence ATGTTCTCCATACCCCTGGGAGACGGCGCCGAACTGCAGAACCTCGAACCGTGGCAGAGCGAGGAGTTCCGCGCCCATGTCGAGCGTGCGCGCGAGTACGCCGGTCCGTGGGTGCCCTTCACGGTGACGGTCACCGACACCGGGACCGCCCGCACCTTCCTCCAGAACTACGCCGACAAGCAGGCCGCGGACACGGGCCGGCTCCACGGCATCCGGCTCGACGGCACCCTCGTCGGCGGCGTGCTCTTCCGGATCTTCGACACCCAGAACGAGTACTGCGAGGTCGGCGTCTGGCTGGAGCCCTCCGCGGCCGGCCGCGGACTCATCACCAAGGCCGTCACGCACCTCATCGACTGGGCGGTCGACGAGCGCGGCATGCACCGCGTCGAATGGCTCGCCTCCTCCGCCAACCACCGCTCCATCGGCGTCGCCAAGCGGCTCGGCTTCACCCTCGACGGCGTCCTGCGCGAGAGCTTCCCCTGGCAGGGCGTCCGCCACGACATGGAGGTCTGGTCCGTGCTCGCCCCCGAGTGGCGCGAACGGCGCGCGGCGGGGCGCGACGACCACAGGACGGCCCGGGCCGACGGCAGCAGCTGA